The Pseudomonas sp. G2-4 genome window below encodes:
- a CDS encoding spermidine synthase — protein sequence MTEERVEHLLAEVHDEFGMIRVLEVADYRFLEFGDAIEQSCVFTADPSWLEYDYTRAMLIGALCHEQPESALFLGLGAGTLTQACLKFLPLEDVEAIELRPDVPRLAIEYLGLDDDPRLYIRIGDALELLETAEPADLIFVDLYTDVGPGVGHLAWRFLENCQKRLNPGGWLVINQWATDDGKPLGAALLRGLYHRHYWELPVKEGNVILIVPADLDQILDMEGLVARAEGLAPRLGYSLQSLIKAIRPAT from the coding sequence ATGATCCGAGTACTCGAGGTGGCCGACTACCGGTTTCTTGAATTCGGCGATGCCATCGAGCAGAGCTGCGTGTTCACGGCTGACCCGAGCTGGCTGGAGTATGACTACACCCGTGCCATGCTGATTGGTGCGTTGTGTCATGAGCAGCCGGAGAGCGCCCTGTTCCTGGGGTTGGGTGCCGGTACGCTGACCCAGGCCTGCCTCAAGTTCCTGCCGCTGGAAGACGTCGAGGCCATCGAACTGCGCCCCGATGTTCCGCGCCTGGCCATCGAATACCTGGGGCTGGACGACGATCCTCGGCTGTACATTCGCATCGGCGATGCCCTGGAGCTGCTTGAGACCGCCGAGCCTGCGGATCTGATTTTCGTCGACCTTTATACCGATGTGGGCCCTGGCGTCGGCCACCTGGCCTGGCGTTTCCTGGAAAATTGCCAGAAGCGCCTCAATCCCGGCGGCTGGCTGGTGATCAACCAATGGGCCACCGATGACGGCAAACCCTTGGGCGCGGCGCTGCTGCGTGGCTTGTACCACCGGCACTATTGGGAACTGCCGGTGAAAGAGGGCAACGTGATCCTGATCGTGCCGGCGGACCTGGACCAGATACTGGACATGGAAGGCCTGGTCGCCCGGGCTGAAGGGCTGGCGCCGCGGTTGGGGTACTCGTTGCAGTCGTTGATCAAGGCGATCCGGCCGGCGACTTGA